The following proteins are encoded in a genomic region of Montipora foliosa isolate CH-2021 chromosome 10, ASM3666993v2, whole genome shotgun sequence:
- the LOC137974174 gene encoding zinc finger protein 420-like: protein MSRSDKQWNYRTVNRGSWLMQRRNCLNEQRSLMGDVEVHPGVQCFGQPGTLEAHERVHTGEKPFDCKQCGKYFSQAGDLRRHEMAHTGEKPYECKQCGKCFTEAGKLKRHEKVHTGEKPYQCKQCGKRFSEAGTLKRHERVHTGEKAYQCKQCGKCFSVAGKLKRHEKVHTGEKPYQCKQCGKHFSEAGTLKRHEKVHTGEKPYQCKQCGKRFSVAGTLKRHERVHTGEKPYQCKQCGKCFSVAGTLKSHERVHTGEKPFDCKQCGKCFTEAGKLKRHERVHTGEKPYQCKQCGKCFSVAERLKSHQRVHTGEKPYQCKQCGKRFSVAGTLKRHERVHTGEKPYQCKQCGKCFSVAGTLKSHERVHTGEKPFDCKQCGKCFTEAGKLKRHERVHTGEKPYQCKQCGKCFSVAERLKSHQRVHTGEKPYQCKQCGKRFSEAGTLKRHERVHTGEKPYQCKQCGKCFSVAGTLKRHGRVHTGEKPYKCEQCGKCFSEAGKLKRHERVHTGEKPYQCKQCGKCFSLARTLRSHERVHTTQKRYKRKPTGTSFLKMKMK, encoded by the coding sequence ATGTCAAGATCAGATAAGCAATGGAACTACCGTACTGTCAACAGGGGTTCTTGGCTTATGCAGAGAAGAAACTGCCTGAACGAACAACGAAGTCTAATGGGAGACGTAGAAGTCCATCCTGGTGTACAGTGTTTTGGCCAACCAGGAACGTTGGAggcacatgaaagagtccatactggagagaaaccttttgATTGCAAACAGTGCGGCAAgtattttagccaagcaggagaTTTGAGAAGACACGAAATGGcacatactggagagaagccttatgaatgcaaacaatgtgggaaGTGTTTTACCGAAGCAGGAAAATTAAAGAGACACGAAaaagtccatactggagagaaaccctatcaatgcaaacaatgtggaaagcGTTTTAGCGAAGCAGGAACATTAAagagacatgaaagagtccatactggagagaaagcttatcaatgcaaacaatgtggaaagtgttttagcgtagcaggaaaattaaagagacacgaaaaagtccatactggagagaaaccgtatcaatgcaaacaatgtggaaagcATTTTAGCGAAGCAGGAACATTAAAGAGACACGAAaaagtccatactggagagaaaccctatcaatgcaaacaatgtggaaagcGTTTTAGCGTAGCAGGAACATTAAagagacatgaaagagtccatactggagagaaaccttatcaatgcaaacaatgtggaaagtgttttagcgtAGCAGGAACATTAAAGAGTCATGAAAGagtacatactggagagaagccttttgattgcaaacaatgtggaaagtgttttaccGAAGCAGGAAAATTAAAGAGAcacgaaagagtccatactggagagaaaccctatcagtgcaaacaatgtggaaagtgttttagcgtAGCAGAAAGATTAAAGAGTCATCAAAGagtacatactggagagaaaccctatcaatgcaaacaatgtggaaagcGTTTTAGCGTAGCAGGAACATTAAagagacatgaaagagtccatactggagagaaaccttatcaatgcaaacaatgtggaaagtgttttagcgtAGCAGGAACATTAAAGAGTCATGAAAGagtacatactggagagaagccttttgattgcaaacaatgtggaaagtgttttaccGAAGCAGGAAAATTAAAGAGAcacgaaagagtccatactggagagaaaccctatcagtgcaaacaatgtggaaagtgttttagcgtAGCAGAAAGATTAAAGAGTCATCAAAGagtacatactggagagaaaccctatcaatgcaaacaatgtggaaagcGTTTTAGCGAAGCAGGAACATTAAagagacatgaaagagtccatactggagagaaaccttatcaatgcaaacaatgtggaaagtgttttagcgtAGCAGGAACATTAAAGAGACACGGAAGagtacatactggagagaagccttataaatgcgaacaatgtggaaagtgttttagcgaagcaggaaaattaaagagacacgaaagagtccatactggagagaaaccctatcaatgcaaacaatgtggaaagtgttttagcctAGCAAGAACATTAAGGAGTCATGAAAGAGTGCATACTACACAGAAGCGTTATAAACGTAAGCCAACAGGAACGTCTTTCCTCAAGATGAAGATGAAGTAG